From the Candidatus Peregrinibacteria bacterium genome, one window contains:
- a CDS encoding helix-turn-helix domain-containing protein — MLENENNVLTIQEVAKILNVSTQTLRRWDRTGILTAFRASQTQPRRYHKKDVIAFLEAKPKEAKPKKKQ, encoded by the coding sequence ATGCTTGAGAATGAAAACAACGTTTTGACCATTCAAGAAGTAGCTAAGATACTAAACGTATCAACCCAAACCTTGCGAAGATGGGACAGAACAGGCATTTTGACTGCTTTTCGAGCCAGTCAAACACAGCCAAGGCGTTACCATAAAAAGGACGTCATTGCTTTTCTCGAAGCAAAGCCTAAAGAGGCTAAGCCAAAGAAAAAGCAGTAA
- a CDS encoding N-acetylmuramoyl-L-alanine amidase, which produces MPKLYLIAGHTQGKDEGAQNLKTKETENLIARDLLLQVFPQVRDAVFTDICPFDLTLEEQTSWVNKRAGSDDVVLCCHLNSSPNRTETGAMCFYYGGSQKSKEMAEKILDAYCRATGLKNAGVHPDTSSRFGRLGIVRDTRGWAFLIELGSVNNDLEVVKTKSVAGLLAGIQAILGKAEDKPFADVDRTHPYFSAVDWAKKRGVAEGYGDGRLGVDETLTVGRFLGFLRKYDDIQKMG; this is translated from the coding sequence ATGCCAAAATTATACTTAATCGCTGGTCACACTCAGGGAAAAGACGAAGGAGCTCAAAACCTGAAAACCAAAGAAACCGAGAACTTGATTGCTCGAGATCTGCTTTTGCAGGTTTTCCCGCAAGTCCGAGACGCTGTATTTACAGACATTTGCCCTTTTGATCTCACACTTGAGGAGCAGACCAGCTGGGTAAATAAGCGGGCAGGATCTGATGATGTTGTCCTGTGTTGTCACTTGAATTCGTCCCCAAATAGGACAGAAACAGGAGCCATGTGTTTCTATTATGGTGGAAGTCAAAAGAGCAAAGAAATGGCAGAAAAGATACTCGATGCTTATTGTCGAGCTACGGGACTTAAAAATGCTGGCGTTCATCCTGACACCTCGAGCCGATTCGGCCGCTTGGGAATTGTGAGAGATACCCGAGGGTGGGCGTTTCTGATCGAACTTGGTTCAGTCAACAATGATCTTGAGGTCGTTAAAACCAAGAGTGTCGCAGGACTCCTTGCTGGAATACAGGCAATTTTAGGAAAAGCCGAGGATAAACCGTTTGCTGACGTGGATCGCACTCATCCATACTTCTCAGCAGTGGATTGGGCGAAAAAACGCGGTGTCGCAGAAGGATATGGAGATGGTCGCCTAGGAGTTGATGAAACGTTGACTGTTGGCAGATTTCTTGGCTTTTTGAGGAAGTATGACGATATTCAAAAAATGGGATAG
- a CDS encoding N-6 DNA methylase, with protein sequence MNKNNGELEKKLWQAADNLRANSKLKSHEYSVPVLGLIFLRFVDSKFTKVEKELKERYAGSRSGGALMPEHFQAEGVMYLPEEARYSYLLNLPESADIGKAINEAMKLIEKFNKELEGVLPKTYNRLENNILFTLLKSFSQIPLGEEGDHFGKIYEYFLGHFAMTEGQKGGEYFTPTSIVKLIVEIIEPFHGRILDPACGSGGMFVQSANFIKAHKANPNKEITCYGQEKVDETMRLCKMNLAVHGLEGQIKIGNTFYEDLHDCVGRYDFSMANPPFNVKDVNKEKIKDDPRYKYGIANANNANYLWIQIFLNCLNSKGRAGFVMANSASDAGNQEKDIRQKIIEEGVVDVMVSVSSNFFYTVTLPVTLWFFDKGKVQTDRKDKILFIDARNIFTQIDRAHREWSDEQIQQLAEIVRSYRGEEGSKPYKDIKGLCKLATIEEVAAQGYSLNAGRYVGVEDKAEEDYDFKQRLSEYHEELKSLTEEAHELEGKINHNLTELLK encoded by the coding sequence ATGAATAAAAATAACGGAGAGCTAGAGAAAAAACTCTGGCAAGCGGCAGATAATCTCAGAGCTAATTCTAAGCTCAAATCACATGAATACTCAGTTCCGGTCCTGGGTCTGATTTTCTTACGTTTCGTGGATAGCAAGTTCACCAAAGTAGAAAAGGAGCTAAAAGAAAGATATGCAGGCTCTCGAAGCGGTGGTGCGTTAATGCCAGAACATTTTCAGGCAGAAGGAGTCATGTACTTACCCGAAGAAGCCAGATATTCCTATTTGCTCAATCTTCCGGAGAGTGCGGACATCGGCAAAGCTATCAACGAAGCCATGAAGCTAATTGAAAAGTTCAATAAGGAACTTGAAGGAGTTTTGCCTAAAACCTACAACCGACTGGAAAATAACATTCTCTTTACCCTCTTGAAATCGTTCTCTCAAATCCCATTAGGAGAAGAGGGCGACCATTTCGGGAAGATTTACGAGTATTTTCTTGGACATTTTGCCATGACCGAAGGTCAAAAAGGTGGTGAGTATTTTACTCCCACTTCAATTGTAAAACTCATAGTAGAAATCATAGAGCCGTTTCACGGTAGAATCTTAGACCCCGCCTGTGGAAGTGGCGGTATGTTTGTACAAAGCGCTAATTTCATAAAAGCGCACAAAGCTAATCCAAACAAAGAAATCACTTGTTACGGTCAAGAAAAAGTAGATGAAACCATGCGATTATGCAAAATGAATCTAGCAGTACATGGATTAGAAGGACAAATAAAGATTGGTAATACTTTTTATGAGGATTTGCACGATTGTGTCGGTAGATATGATTTTTCAATGGCTAATCCGCCATTTAATGTGAAAGATGTCAACAAGGAGAAGATAAAAGATGACCCCCGCTACAAATACGGCATAGCCAATGCTAATAATGCCAATTACCTTTGGATTCAGATTTTTTTGAACTGCTTAAACAGCAAAGGCAGAGCCGGTTTTGTTATGGCAAATTCAGCCTCAGACGCAGGAAATCAGGAAAAAGACATAAGACAAAAGATTATCGAGGAAGGCGTAGTTGATGTAATGGTCTCTGTTTCCAGCAATTTCTTCTACACGGTCACCTTGCCGGTAACTCTTTGGTTTTTCGATAAAGGAAAAGTCCAAACAGACCGCAAAGATAAAATCCTCTTCATAGACGCCAGAAATATCTTTACTCAAATAGACCGTGCGCATAGAGAATGGAGCGACGAACAAATTCAGCAGTTAGCTGAGATTGTAAGGAGTTATCGAGGCGAAGAAGGCTCAAAACCTTACAAAGACATTAAAGGACTATGCAAATTAGCAACCATCGAAGAAGTTGCGGCTCAGGGCTATTCTCTAAATGCCGGTCGGTATGTGGGCGTAGAGGATAAAGCAGAGGAAGATTATGACTTTAAGCAAAGACTTTCGGAGTATCACGAAGAATTAAAGAGCCTGACGGAAGAAGCTCACGAGCTGGAAGGCAAGATTAACCACAATTTAACGGAATTACTAAAATGA
- a CDS encoding SLATT domain-containing protein, with translation MKNSNLEVVRHSFANTVFTHKVQESAAERTHEYVFWVKFVNILMVALVLLSLSLQLAYLEQPIFSSIGIGLTIAEIIFLIIQLTFSYEAKEVSHKNAAIKYLGLRDRYKNFIADIMDEEISKAELKAKRDAFQTEYQQISDLAPQTCQKDYDKAQEKLNKKGVVKGEEYTWSDEEIDRFLPESLRLNNK, from the coding sequence ATGAAAAATTCAAATTTAGAAGTTGTAAGGCATTCATTTGCCAATACAGTTTTTACTCACAAAGTGCAGGAGTCAGCAGCAGAACGTACGCATGAATATGTATTTTGGGTAAAATTTGTAAATATCCTAATGGTAGCATTGGTTCTTCTTTCCCTGTCTTTACAACTTGCGTATCTAGAACAGCCAATTTTTTCCTCAATAGGTATTGGCTTAACGATAGCTGAGATAATTTTCTTGATAATTCAACTAACCTTTAGTTATGAAGCAAAGGAAGTTTCGCATAAGAACGCAGCTATCAAGTATCTTGGATTAAGAGATAGATACAAAAATTTTATCGCAGATATTATGGACGAGGAGATATCAAAAGCAGAGCTAAAAGCTAAAAGAGATGCTTTTCAAACAGAGTATCAGCAAATAAGCGACCTAGCTCCACAAACATGCCAAAAAGATTATGATAAAGCTCAAGAGAAACTAAATAAGAAAGGTGTAGTAAAAGGTGAAGAATACACTTGGTCTGATGAAGAAATCGATAGGTTTCTTCCAGAGTCTTTACGTCTAAATAACAAATAA
- a CDS encoding restriction endonuclease subunit S, which yields MTSTQVKQGWQIKKLKDLPFEIIDGDRSSNYPKRDEFQSFGIPFFSTPNIQDNQLILNDLRFITKEKFDSLRKGKLQKHDIMMTTRGSVGNFAYFDCQYETGFINAQMLILRANETEISSRFFYYLFTSPTAQEKFQNYASGSAQPQLPIKDLKEIQFLLPPLPTQQKIASILSAFDDLIENNTKRIKILENTAQLIYKEWFVDFKFPGHEKVKMVDSGTEFGEIPEGWEVKEIGDICITSSGGTPSRKREEEFYQNGTIEWVKTKELNDGFILETEEKITELAIEKSSAKAFPPLTVLLAMYGATIGKLGILSMEATTNQACCAFLAGNTYFSSYYLFQFLKFNIKSIIALGMGAAQQNISQQVIKKIPILQPHEKILMQYDNMIKSIFDEILLLQRLNRKLRNTRDLLLPKLVSGDEDVSRLSIQLT from the coding sequence ATGACAAGTACTCAAGTAAAACAAGGGTGGCAGATTAAAAAATTAAAAGATTTGCCTTTCGAAATTATCGATGGTGATAGGTCTTCAAACTATCCAAAAAGAGATGAGTTTCAATCATTTGGTATTCCTTTTTTTAGTACGCCCAACATTCAAGATAATCAGTTAATCCTTAATGATTTAAGGTTTATTACAAAAGAAAAGTTTGATTCTCTAAGAAAAGGAAAACTTCAAAAGCATGACATAATGATGACTACAAGAGGAAGTGTTGGCAATTTTGCTTATTTTGACTGTCAATACGAAACGGGGTTTATTAACGCTCAAATGTTGATTTTACGAGCTAATGAAACTGAGATTAGTAGTAGATTCTTTTATTACTTATTCACTTCACCAACCGCTCAAGAAAAATTTCAGAATTACGCTTCTGGCTCAGCTCAACCACAATTACCGATTAAAGATTTGAAAGAGATTCAATTCTTGTTACCTCCATTACCTACCCAGCAAAAAATCGCCTCAATCCTCTCTGCTTTCGATGACCTCATAGAAAACAACACGAAACGAATCAAAATACTGGAAAACACCGCCCAGCTTATTTACAAGGAGTGGTTTGTTGATTTTAAGTTTCCCGGGCATGAAAAAGTGAAGATGGTTGATAGTGGTACGGAGTTTGGTGAGATTCCTGAGGGGTGGGAGGTGAAGGAAATTGGAGATATTTGTATTACATCATCTGGTGGTACACCAAGTAGAAAAAGAGAGGAGGAATTTTATCAGAATGGGACAATTGAATGGGTAAAGACAAAAGAACTTAATGATGGTTTTATTCTAGAAACAGAAGAAAAAATTACTGAGCTAGCAATAGAAAAATCATCAGCAAAAGCATTTCCACCATTAACTGTTTTGTTGGCAATGTATGGAGCGACAATTGGAAAATTAGGTATTTTATCTATGGAAGCAACAACGAATCAAGCATGTTGTGCTTTTTTGGCTGGTAACACTTATTTTTCTAGTTACTACTTATTCCAGTTCTTGAAATTCAACATAAAAAGCATAATTGCACTCGGCATGGGGGCAGCTCAACAAAACATAAGCCAGCAAGTAATTAAAAAAATTCCAATCTTACAGCCACATGAAAAGATTCTTATGCAATATGACAATATGATTAAATCAATTTTTGATGAAATTTTGCTACTCCAAAGACTAAATAGGAAGCTAAGAAATACTCGTGATTTACTTTTGCCAAAATTGGTAAGCGGTGACGAAGACGTTTCTAGGTTAAGCATTCAACTTACTTAA
- a CDS encoding type I restriction endonuclease subunit R, with product MKQFTEDSLVEQPAIKLFQELGFEYQNHFQEKFGNEEERNEINDVVLIKQLREALTKLNSNVSVEAIELAIEELTKSRANLDLVQANKEVYDFIKNGVKVEITGENGDREIERVIVIDFDNPENNHFHLASQLWVAGDMYKRRADLVGYVNGLPMIFVELKSSHKNLKNAFDDNLRDYKNTIPQLFWYNAFIMLSNGIDSKIGTITSQWEHFNEWKRINKEGEKGIVSMETIIKGTCNKSIFLDLLENFVLFDDSRGKMAKIVARNHQYLGVNGSIESFKKAKNNGGKIGVFWHTQGSGKSLSMVFFAQKILRKFEGNYTFLVVTDRRELDDQIYKQFQDVGAVTEKQVQAESGNHLQELLQEDHRLIFTLIQKFRTDKGKKYPELSNRNDIIVMTDEAHRSQYEVFALNMRNALPKAQFIGFTGTPLIAGESEKTKDVFGGYVSVYNFKQSIDDKATVPLYYENRIPELQLKNEDLGDDLEQLIEEAELDEAQEKKLEREFARQYHLITREDRLEKVAEDIVNHFFGRGDNGKAMVVSIDKATTVKMYDKVKKYLAKYIENLEDKLKGAKDEEWDEIVSKLKEAKALDMAVIVSSEQNEIENFHEKGLEIEHHRRRMVNEDLEKKFKDENDPFRLVFVCNMWLTGFDVPSLSTIYLDKPMKNHSLMQAIARANRVFENKNNGLIVDYVGVFRSLQKALSIYAADRGGDLTDENSPIHSKEELVEQLEEALAESKQFCDDLSINIESILKAPELEKLKLISDAVNSILATEDKKKHYLTLTSTVSRLFRAILPDKHATRYLPQVSVLKVIQARIIALLPPTDIDEIGRDIEKLLDESIETEGYNIRSLATVDLSQIDFEKLREQFEKDQKNIINEALKTKIGDKLKKMIKINPARMKFMEKFQALLDEYNSGAMTTEAFFDKLVAFTKELNKEEQRHMEENLTDEELALFDILRKPNLTDKEVKQVKKAAKALLQSLKWEKLVMDWKKTQQRRASVMITVRDTLDKELPRSYEVKVYEAKCDEAYRHLYDNYEGNGRSVYERVAVPA from the coding sequence ATGAAACAATTCACAGAAGACAGCCTCGTTGAACAACCAGCAATCAAACTCTTTCAGGAGCTGGGTTTTGAATATCAGAATCACTTTCAGGAGAAGTTCGGCAACGAGGAAGAGCGAAACGAAATCAATGACGTTGTGCTGATAAAACAGCTCAGAGAAGCTCTCACAAAACTCAATTCAAATGTTTCCGTCGAAGCAATCGAGCTGGCAATCGAAGAACTTACAAAGTCTCGGGCTAATTTGGACTTAGTCCAAGCCAACAAAGAAGTTTATGACTTCATAAAAAACGGCGTTAAAGTGGAAATTACGGGAGAAAACGGAGACCGAGAAATTGAACGAGTGATTGTTATTGATTTTGATAATCCTGAAAACAATCATTTTCATTTGGCTTCTCAGCTCTGGGTTGCCGGTGATATGTACAAGAGGCGTGCTGACCTTGTGGGCTATGTAAACGGTCTTCCAATGATTTTCGTGGAGTTGAAATCTTCACATAAGAATCTAAAAAATGCTTTTGACGATAATCTCAGGGACTACAAAAACACCATACCTCAGCTTTTTTGGTACAACGCTTTTATTATGCTCAGCAACGGCATAGACAGTAAAATCGGAACAATTACATCGCAGTGGGAGCATTTTAATGAATGGAAGCGAATCAACAAAGAGGGTGAAAAAGGGATTGTCTCAATGGAAACAATCATTAAAGGAACTTGTAACAAGAGTATTTTCCTCGACCTGCTGGAAAACTTTGTTTTATTTGACGATTCCCGTGGGAAAATGGCAAAAATTGTAGCTCGTAATCATCAGTACTTGGGAGTTAATGGCTCAATCGAATCATTCAAAAAAGCCAAGAACAATGGCGGAAAAATCGGAGTCTTTTGGCACACACAAGGGAGCGGAAAGAGTCTTTCGATGGTTTTCTTTGCCCAAAAGATTCTCCGTAAGTTTGAGGGAAACTACACTTTCCTTGTCGTTACAGACCGTCGGGAACTTGATGACCAAATTTACAAACAATTTCAAGATGTGGGAGCTGTAACCGAAAAACAGGTACAGGCGGAAAGCGGTAATCACCTTCAAGAACTTTTACAGGAAGACCATCGGCTTATTTTCACTCTCATTCAAAAATTTAGAACCGATAAAGGCAAGAAATACCCTGAACTTTCCAATCGCAATGACATTATCGTAATGACAGACGAAGCCCATCGTAGCCAGTATGAGGTCTTTGCCTTAAACATGAGAAACGCTTTACCAAAAGCACAGTTTATCGGGTTTACAGGCACACCGCTTATTGCCGGTGAATCAGAAAAAACAAAAGATGTTTTCGGTGGATATGTCAGCGTGTACAACTTCAAACAATCAATTGACGACAAAGCCACCGTACCTTTGTATTACGAAAATCGTATTCCCGAACTTCAACTCAAAAATGAAGATTTAGGAGATGATTTGGAACAACTTATTGAAGAAGCGGAACTCGACGAAGCTCAGGAAAAGAAACTGGAACGGGAATTCGCAAGGCAGTACCACCTTATTACCCGTGAGGACAGGCTTGAAAAGGTTGCTGAGGACATTGTTAATCATTTCTTCGGTCGTGGGGATAACGGCAAAGCAATGGTTGTCTCGATTGACAAGGCAACGACGGTGAAGATGTACGATAAAGTGAAAAAGTATCTGGCAAAGTACATTGAAAATCTCGAGGACAAGTTAAAGGGAGCAAAAGATGAGGAGTGGGACGAAATCGTATCTAAACTCAAAGAAGCCAAAGCCTTGGATATGGCGGTGATTGTAAGTTCTGAGCAGAATGAAATTGAAAACTTCCATGAAAAAGGTTTGGAAATTGAACATCACCGAAGGCGAATGGTAAACGAGGACTTGGAAAAGAAATTTAAGGACGAAAATGACCCGTTCCGTTTAGTTTTTGTCTGCAACATGTGGCTTACAGGCTTTGACGTGCCTTCACTTTCCACAATCTACCTTGATAAGCCAATGAAAAATCATTCGCTTATGCAGGCAATTGCCAGAGCAAATCGAGTTTTTGAAAACAAGAATAATGGCTTGATAGTGGATTATGTCGGAGTATTCAGAAGTTTGCAAAAAGCGTTGTCTATTTACGCCGCTGACAGAGGCGGAGATTTAACCGATGAGAATTCACCTATTCACTCCAAAGAAGAATTGGTTGAACAGCTTGAGGAAGCACTCGCAGAATCAAAACAATTTTGTGATGACCTTTCCATCAATATTGAATCAATTCTCAAAGCTCCCGAGCTTGAAAAACTAAAACTCATTTCCGACGCTGTAAACAGTATTTTGGCGACCGAAGATAAAAAGAAACACTATCTTACCCTTACAAGTACTGTTTCGAGGCTTTTCCGAGCCATTTTGCCGGATAAACACGCCACAAGATACCTACCTCAAGTTTCAGTCCTGAAAGTGATTCAGGCGAGAATAATAGCTCTTTTGCCACCAACCGACATAGATGAAATCGGCAGAGACATTGAAAAATTGCTTGATGAGTCTATTGAAACCGAGGGTTACAATATCCGCTCGCTTGCAACGGTTGATTTAAGCCAGATTGATTTTGAAAAACTCAGAGAGCAGTTTGAAAAAGACCAGAAGAACATTATCAATGAGGCATTGAAAACAAAGATAGGAGATAAACTCAAAAAAATGATAAAAATCAATCCTGCCCGAATGAAGTTTATGGAGAAATTCCAAGCATTACTCGATGAATACAACTCAGGAGCAATGACTACCGAAGCGTTTTTCGATAAACTTGTCGCATTTACAAAGGAGTTAAACAAAGAAGAACAGCGTCACATGGAAGAAAATCTGACTGATGAAGAATTGGCTCTATTCGACATTTTAAGGAAACCGAACTTAACAGACAAAGAAGTGAAACAGGTGAAAAAAGCGGCAAAGGCATTACTCCAAAGTCTAAAGTGGGAAAAACTGGTTATGGATTGGAAGAAAACCCAACAACGCAGGGCTTCTGTGATGATAACTGTTCGAGACACCCTTGATAAGGAGCTTCCTCGTTCTTACGAGGTAAAAGTTTATGAAGCAAAATGTGATGAAGCCTATCGCCACTTGTACGATAATTACGAGGGTAACGGAAGAAGCGTTTATGAAAGAGTCGCTGTACCTGCGTAA
- a CDS encoding ABC-F family ATP-binding cassette domain-containing protein codes for MIRLANVSKTFGNKTLFENVNFTVHKHEKIGIIGRNGYGKSTLLRIISGKDVCETGDVLLPKGYRIGELEQHIHFTKSTVLEETQTGLQIATDDKKWKAEMILSGLGFSEADFTRNPQEFSGGYQMRINLAKMLLSEPDMLLLDEPTNYLDIVSLRWLSRFLQKWNGEFLLVTHNRSFMDEVTTHTMAIHRQKIKKMKGGTQQIYRQIFHEEKVYEQTRIATEKKKAKSETFIREFRSGARSAGLVQSRIKMLSKLETQQELEKIPEIAFRFHTKPFHSGNMLSATSLCFGYDAEKPLLIEKLNLTVSPGDKIGIIGKNGAGKTTLLRLLANELSANSGTIKMKSNIEYGYFSQSNTLSLNPQKTILEELIESKEKTTEQEIRDLCASLLFRGNDVHKTISVLSGGEKSRVSLGKILLSSVHLLFLDEPTNHLDMESCNALCNALQEFGGALVFVSHDEDILHRLANKLVVFDSGVRSYELPYSTFLEEIRWKTEEQEIQILKKNTGNGTREDRKEVRKRLQKTEKDIAKLEKGIEKLEAKNEESTKLLQEVSLENDHIRMRQYGEEISELIKKINVSYKELEELLQEKEEMEIFLNDI; via the coding sequence ATGATTCGACTCGCGAATGTCTCAAAAACTTTTGGGAATAAAACTCTCTTCGAAAATGTAAATTTTACTGTTCATAAACACGAAAAAATTGGAATTATCGGACGTAATGGATACGGAAAAAGTACACTCTTGCGGATTATTTCAGGGAAAGACGTGTGTGAAACAGGCGATGTTCTTCTACCAAAAGGGTATCGTATTGGGGAACTTGAGCAACACATTCATTTTACAAAATCCACTGTTTTAGAAGAAACACAAACAGGACTGCAAATAGCAACGGATGATAAGAAATGGAAAGCAGAAATGATTCTCTCGGGACTTGGATTTTCGGAAGCGGATTTTACGCGAAATCCACAAGAATTTTCTGGCGGATACCAAATGCGGATCAATCTCGCAAAAATGCTCCTCTCTGAACCAGATATGCTTTTGCTCGATGAGCCGACAAATTATCTCGATATTGTTTCTCTGCGTTGGCTTTCGCGATTCTTGCAAAAATGGAATGGAGAATTTTTGCTCGTCACACATAATAGATCGTTTATGGATGAAGTAACTACTCATACTATGGCAATTCACCGCCAAAAGATTAAAAAAATGAAGGGTGGCACACAGCAAATATATCGTCAGATTTTTCACGAAGAAAAAGTGTACGAACAAACTCGCATTGCCACGGAAAAGAAGAAGGCAAAATCGGAAACGTTTATCCGTGAATTCCGCTCTGGTGCTCGCTCGGCAGGACTCGTGCAATCTCGTATTAAAATGCTCTCGAAACTCGAAACCCAACAAGAACTAGAAAAAATACCAGAAATTGCGTTCCGTTTCCATACAAAGCCATTTCATTCGGGAAATATGCTTTCTGCTACTAGCCTCTGTTTTGGATACGATGCAGAAAAACCACTTCTTATAGAAAAACTAAATCTCACAGTTTCTCCCGGAGATAAAATTGGTATCATTGGAAAAAACGGTGCCGGAAAAACAACGCTTCTCCGTTTACTGGCAAACGAACTCTCAGCAAACTCTGGAACGATAAAAATGAAGTCGAATATTGAATATGGATACTTCTCACAAAGCAATACTCTCTCACTTAATCCACAAAAAACAATTCTTGAAGAACTTATCGAGAGCAAAGAAAAAACAACAGAACAGGAAATTCGAGATCTTTGTGCTTCACTTCTCTTTCGTGGAAATGATGTTCATAAGACCATTTCTGTCCTCTCGGGAGGAGAAAAAAGCAGAGTGAGTTTGGGAAAAATATTGCTTTCGTCAGTGCATCTTCTGTTTTTAGATGAGCCAACAAACCATTTAGATATGGAATCGTGCAATGCGCTCTGCAACGCCCTTCAAGAATTTGGTGGCGCGCTTGTATTTGTTTCACACGATGAAGACATTCTCCATCGTCTTGCGAATAAACTCGTTGTTTTTGACAGTGGGGTTCGCTCGTACGAACTCCCATACTCGACGTTTCTTGAAGAAATTAGGTGGAAAACAGAAGAACAAGAAATACAAATACTCAAAAAAAATACCGGAAACGGAACAAGAGAAGATCGAAAAGAAGTTCGAAAACGCCTTCAAAAGACAGAAAAAGATATTGCCAAACTGGAAAAAGGAATTGAAAAGCTCGAAGCAAAAAATGAAGAATCAACAAAGCTTCTTCAAGAAGTTTCCCTCGAAAATGATCATATTCGCATGCGACAATATGGAGAAGAAATTTCAGAGCTTATAAAAAAAATAAACGTTTCCTACAAAGAACTTGAAGAACTCCTTCAAGAAAAAGAGGAAATGGAGATTTTTCTAAATGATATCTAG